In the genome of Kluyveromyces marxianus DMKU3-1042 DNA, complete genome, chromosome 1, one region contains:
- the FCY2 gene encoding cytosine permease, translating into MSSPVYNEGYLSSDIEKQDPAESHVQELEKDHSVYTTTTEISRLSWVNRLAVRVNAETKGIDPVTENEKDDTDIMNAATMWFSSNMVISAFSLGCLGISACGLNFGTSVLTIFFFTLLGVMPVAFFSVFGVELGLRQMVLSRFLVGNITARLFSFMNVIACVGWVSVNTMASASLLHMVNPSGHNCPPWAACLILIMCTIVVTFFGYRFIHLYEKWSWVPNFAVFLVIIACLAKSGNFTNGPWGGGSNTAAGVLSFGSSIFGYAAGWATYAADYTVYMPRQTNKKKVFFSVVLGLGLPLLFTMTLASAAMACTQTNKRWAELYASHSVGGLCYAILVEDSLWGFGSFCCVLLAMSTVANNTPNMYSIALGTQAMWEPLAKIPRVFWTFVGNLAALAISIGAYYKFESFLSKFMDSIGYYIGIYIAISLSEHYIYRRGFTGYTVSDWNRWDKLPIGYAGCAALFIGAFGVAFGMSQSYWKGEIGRHIGSGGADIGFELGAGFAFIAYNICRPLELKYNGR; encoded by the coding sequence ATGTCCTCGCCCGTTTACAACGAAGGATACCTTTCCTCTGACATTGAGAAGCAAGACCCAGCAGAATCTCATGTCCAAGAGCTCGAAAAAGACCATTCGGTCTACACTACCACCACAGAGATCTCGAGACTCTCCTGGGTTAATCGCTTAGCCGTCAGAGTGAATGCTGAGACAAAGGGTATTGACCCTGTCaccgaaaatgaaaaggatgACACCGACATTATGAATGCTGCAACAATGTGGTTCTCTAGCAACATGGTCATCTCCGCATTCTCCTTGGGTTGTCTCGGTATATCTGCATGTGGACTCAATTTCGGAACCTCCGTTCTAAccatctttttcttcacccTTCTCGGTGTTATGCCTGTGGCCTTCTTTTCGGTGTTTGGGGTCGAGCTAGGCCTTAGACAGATGGTGTTGTCCCGGTTCCTTGTGGGAAACATCACCGCTAgactcttctctttcatgAACGTCATAGCTTGTGTTGGATGGGTTTCCGTCAACACTATGGCGTCCGCGTCGCTCTTGCACATGGTAAACCCCAGTGGCCACAATTGTCCTCCATGGGCTGCCTGTTTGATCCTTATTATGTGCACCATTGTCGTCACATTCTTTGGGTACAGGTTCATTCACCTGTACGAGAAGTGGTCTTGGGTTCCGAATTTTGCTGTTTTTCTAGTGATAATTGCGTGCTTGGCCAAGTCTGGAAACTTCACGAACGGTCCTTGGGGTGGTGGATCCAATACTGCCGCTGGTGTACTCTCCTTTGGTAGCTCCATCTTTGGCTATGCTGCAGGATGGGCAACATACGCCGCCGATTACACCGTTTATATGCCAAGACAAAcaaataagaaaaaggtCTTCTTCAGCGTAGTGTTAGGCTTGGGATTACCATTGTTGTTCACCATGACACTGGCTTCTGCCGCCATGGCATGCACACAGACCAATAAGAGATGGGCGGAGTTATACGCTTCGCACTCGGTAGGTGGCTTATGCTATGCTATCTTGGTTGAAGATTCCCTCTGGGGCTTTGGGTCATTCTGCTGTGTGTTGCTAGCAATGTCCACTGTTGCAAACAACACGCCCAACATGTACTCTATTGCGTTGGGCACACAGGCAATGTGGGAGCCCCTTGCCAAGATTCCTCGTGTCTTCTGGACTTTTGTTGGCAATCTGGCTGCGCTAGCCATCTCCATCGGGGCCTACTACAAGTTCGAGTCATTCTTGAGCAAATTCATGGACTCCATCGGATACTATATTGGTATATACATTGctatctctctctcagAGCACTACATCTACAGACGCGGATTCACAGGTTACACTGTATCCGATTGGAACAGATGGGACAAGTTGCCAATTGGCTACGCTGGATGCGCAGCACTATTTATTGGAGCATTTGGCGTAGCGTTTGGCATGAGCCAATCTTACTGGAAAGGTGAAATTGGAAGGCATATTGGAAGTGGTGGAGCAGACATCGGTTTCGAATTAGGTGCCGGGTTTGCATTTATTGCATACAATATCTGCAGACCTCTTGAACTAAAATATAATGGTCGTTGA